In a genomic window of Passer domesticus isolate bPasDom1 chromosome 3, bPasDom1.hap1, whole genome shotgun sequence:
- the INSM1 gene encoding LOW QUALITY PROTEIN: insulinoma-associated protein 1 (The sequence of the model RefSeq protein was modified relative to this genomic sequence to represent the inferred CDS: inserted 1 base in 1 codon), with translation MAPARLKAAAAAPRAELGAXRRGRRRPGAGAKMPRGFLVKRSRRPTPVSYRARCCREAAAGPPLPAGAAQPPACPAAPPPLPRDSPPPVPFGTPDAAVQALYSPTRPVSRDKYLERGFSLGSPVSAESFPAPAVPGTMDPILFAPADLKLWAAAGHAEPPAAHPGPGGAPAPPAPAAPPASGRPLPAKRPPGASEPGRQKAPSGKKTKAIRKLTFEDEVTTSPVLGLRIKEGPVEVPAKARGGCARPLGEFICQLCKEEYGDPFALAQHRCSRIVRVEYRCPECDKVFSCPANLASHRRWHKPRPPATKSGPEAGRAPAAGPAPAEETPKEASGGSGSERDTPSPGGASEAGSEEGLFECPRCAKRFRRQAYLRKHLLGHAAPASTPAPVPAPAPEPSAEELPAAECRLCPVCGETFPSKSSQERHLRLLHAAQVFPCKYCPATFYSSPGLTRHINKCHPSENRQVILLQVPLRPAC, from the exons ATGGCCCCGGCCCGCTTaaaggcggcggcggccgcgccgcgGGCAGAGCTAGGAG TCCGTCGTGgccgccgccggcccggagCCGGCGCGAAGATGCCCCGGGGCTTCCTGGTGAAGCGCAGCCGGCGGCCCACTCCCGTGTCGTACCGGGCGCGCTGCTGCCGCGAAGCCGCCGCCGGaccgccgctccccgccggcGCCGCCCAGCCGCCCGCCTGccccgccgctccgccgccccTGCCGCGGGACTCGCCGCCGCCGGTGCCGTTCGGGACGCCCGATGCCGCCGTGCAGGCGCTGTACAGCCCCACGCGGCCCGTCAGCAGGGACAAGTACCTGGAGCGCGGCTTCAGCCTGGGCTCGCCCGTCTCAGCCGAGTCCTTCCCCGCGCCGGCCGTGCCCGGCACCATGGACCCGATCCTCTTCGCCCCGGCCGACCTCAAGCTCTGGGCCGCTGCTGGCCACGCCGAGCCGCCCGCCGCCCACCCCGGCCCCGGTGGagcccccgcgccgcccgccccggccgcgccgcccgcctCGGGCCGCCCGCTGCCCGCCAAGCGCCCGCCGGGTGCCTCCGAGCCCGGGCGGCAGAAGGCCCCGTCGGGCAAGAAGACGAAGGCGATCCGCAAGCTGACCTTCGAGGACGAAGTGACCACCTcgcccgtgctggggctgcgcATCAAGGAGGGCCCGGTGGAGGTGCCGGCCAAGGCGCGGGGCGGCTGCGCCCGTCCGCTGGGCGAGttcatctgccagctctgcaaggaGGAGTACGGGGACCCCTTCGCGCTGGCGCAGCACCGCTGCTCCCGCATCGTCCGGGTGGAGTACCGCTGCCCCGAGTGCGACAAGGTCTTCTCCTGCCCCGCCAACCTCGCCTCCCACCGCCGCTGGCACAAACCGCGTCCGCCCGCCACCAAGAGCGGCCCCGAGGCGGGCCGGGCACCggccgcgggcccggccccggcggagGAGACACCGAAGGAGGCGAGCGGTGGCAGCGGCAGCGAGCGGGACACGCCGAGCCCTGGCGGAGCCTCGGAGGCGGGCTCCGAGGAGGGGCTCTTCGAGTGTCCCCGCTGCGCCAAGCGGTTCCGCCGGCAAGCCTACCTGCGCAAGCACCTGTTGGGGCACGCCGCACCGGCATCCACGCCAGCCCCGGTACCCGCACCGGCCCCGGAGCCCAGCGCCGAGGAGCTGCCCGCCGCCGAGTGCCGCCTCTGCCCCGTCTGCGGGGAGACCTTCCCCAGCAAGAGCAGCCAGGAGCGGCACCTGCGCCTCCTGCACGCCGCCCAGGTCTTCCCCTGCAAGTACTGCCCGGCCACCTTCTACAGCTCTCCCGGCCTCACCCGGCACATCAACAAGTGCCACCCCTCGGAGAACCGGCAGGTCATCCTGCTCCAGGTGCCGCTGCGCCCTGCCTGCTGA